One Ricinus communis isolate WT05 ecotype wild-type chromosome 1, ASM1957865v1, whole genome shotgun sequence DNA window includes the following coding sequences:
- the LOC8287160 gene encoding peroxisome biogenesis protein 6 isoform X3, protein MVERRRKPLVLSSTKFLVDSVLSSSRISRDDLPPRLLFPAGILRLSKDRIGTLDSTSKLTSLDDSALVGLPTAALKKLAVTCGSPVLVKNIETNKRRIAQVVILDPPRNHGHTASCVKQPNSHTMLVFPSYSLPSDEPLILDDEIAFLSPLLAFNLDLHISCLNSLVHQGNERLVSLFNSKTNDDTCGEVSHHSLINLELEPLAQLPRYASHLRVSFVKIPECGMLDSLKGSSSVEAEDRQGMIDLALHNYFKVDRYLARGDIFNICLHWNCNSVMCLPCNQRTQSTNGNLIFFKVVAMEPSDESILRINCTQTALVLGGTVPSALPPDLLIHEPKGFAPLQKDTVKTLASVLAPPLCPSALSSKFRVSVLLYGPAGCGKRTVVRYVCRRLGLHVVEFSCHNLMADKNASIALAQAFRTAQRYSPTILLLRHFDVFRNLISHEGSPNDQVGLTSEVASVMREFTEPVAEDDDNYSDEKLNNDLSAKDAANVSRGQVLLVAAAESSEGLPPTVRRCFSHEISMGSLTEEQRVEMVSQLLQSGSEPLSNTEVEDVAKDIVGQTSGFMPRDLHALIADAGASLITRGNIQADEPELKDVNSSTGFKSVQEHESCNSIAQMMGKVYLPRALERSKKRNASALGTPKVPNVKWEDVGGLEDVKKSILDTVQLPLLHKDLFSSGLRKRSGVLLYGPPGTGKTLLAKAVATECSLNFLSVKGPELINMYIGESEKNVRDIFQKARSARPCVIFFDELDSLAPARGASGDSGGVMDRVVSQMLAEIDGLNDSTQDLFIIGASNRPDLIDPALLRPGRFDKLLYVGVNSDASYRERVLKALTRKFTLHQDVSLYTIAKKCPLNFTGADMYALCADAWFHAAKRKVLTSDSESASLVDQPDSVIVEFDDFIKVLSELSPSLSMAELKKYELLRDQFEGSSK, encoded by the exons ATGGTGGAGAGGAGGAGAAAGCCTCTTGTCCTCTCTTCAACTAAATTCCTAGTCGATTCTGTACTGAGTTCCTCGAGGATTAGCAGAGATGACTTGCCACCGAGGCTACTGTTCCCAGCTGGAATTCTCCGGTTGTCGAAGGACAGAATCGGAACTTTAGACTCTACAAGTAAGTTAACTTCTCTTGACGATTCTGCTTTGGTTGGACTTCCTACAGCTGCTCTTAAGAAATTGGCCGTCACTTGTGGTTCTCCG GTGCTTGTCAAGAATATTGAAACCAACAAAAGAAGGATTGCGCAGGTTGTTATTCTAGATCCTCCCAGAAACCATGGACACACAGCATCCTGTGTTAAACAGCCGAATTCGCACACAATGCTTGTCTTTCCTTCTTATAGTCTTCCTTCAGATGAACCTTTGATATTAGATGACGAAATTGCATTTTTGTCTCCTCTGTTAGCTTTTAACCTTGACTTGCATATATCTTGTTTGAATTCACTTGTCCATCAAGGGAATGAGAGGCTAGTGTCcctttttaattctaaaacgAATGATGATACTTGCGGAGAAGTGAGTCATCAttctttaatcaatttagaatTGGAACCTTTGGCTCAATTGCCAAGATATGCTTCACATTTGAGAGTTTCTTTTGTTAAGATACCTGAATGTGGTATGCTTGATTCTTTGAAAGGAAGTTCATCTGTTGAAGCTGAAGATCGCCAGGGAATGATTGATTTGGCATTACATAACTACTTTAAAGTTGATAGGTATTTAGCAAGAGGTGATATTTTCAACATTTGCTTACACTGGAATTGCAATTCTGTTATGTGTCTTCCTTGCAACCAAAGGACACAAAGTACAAATGGTaaccttattttctttaag GTTGTGGCAATGGAGCCATCAGATGAATCCATTCTTCGAATTAATTGCACTCAAACAGCTCTCGTGCTTGGAGGGACTGTTCCTTCTGCTCTTCCTCCAGATCTGCTGATTCATGAACCCAAAGGTTTTGCCCCTCTTCAAAAAGACACAGTAAAAACTTTGGCATCTGTACTTGCACCACCTTTGTGCCCGTCAGCCCTTTCTTCAAAGTTTAGAGTTTCTGTCCTGCTATATGGTCCAGCAG GATGTGGAAAGAGGACTGTTGTTAGATATGTTTGCCGTCGATTGGGCCTTCATGTTGTGGAATTCAGCTGCCATAATCTAATGGCTGACAAAAATGCATCTATTGCACTCGCTCAAGCTTTCAGAACAGCTCAAAG ATATTCACCCACAATCCTTCTTCTCCGCCATTTTGATGTCTTCCGAAATTTAATTTCGCATGAAGGTTCACCAAATGATCAAGTTGGTCTCACCTCAGAAGTTGCATCAGTCATGAGGGAATTCACTGAACCAGTTGCTGAAGATGATGATAATTACTCCGATGAGAAGTTAAACAATGATCTT TCAGCCAAGGATGCTGCAAATGTAAGTAGGGGTCAGGTGTTGTTAGTTGCAGCTGCTGAGAGTTCTGAGGGCCTACCTCCGACTGTAAGGCGTTGCTTCAGCCATGAAATAAGCATGGGTTCGCTGACTGAAGAACAGCGGGTTGAGATGGTATCCCAGTTACTGCAGAGTGGTTCTGAGCCCCTCTCTAAT ACTGAGGTAGAAGATGTCGCAAAGGACATAGTTGGACAGACGTCTGGCTTCATGCCTAGGGATTTACATGCTTTAATTGCTGATGCTGGTGCAAGCttaatcacaaggggtaatATTCAAGCTGATGAACCTGAACTCAAGGACGTGAATAGTTCTACTGGATTCAAATCAGTGCAAGAACATGAGTCATGCAATTCTATAGCTCAGATGATGGGGAAAGTATATCTGCCTAGAGCATTAGAGCGATCTAAGAAGAGGAACGCATCGGCTTTGGGTACTCCTAAG GTTCCTAATGTGAAATGGGAAGATGTTGGAGGGCTTGAGGATGTGAAGAAATCCATTTTGGATACTGTTCAG TTACCTCTCCTGCATaaggatttattttcttctggGTTGCGTAAGCGCTCTGGCGTTCTGCTGTACGGTCCACCAGGGACAGGAAAA ACCTTATTGGCGAAAGCTGTTGCAACAGAATgttctttaaattttctaagtGTGAAAGGGCCTGAACTGATCAATATGTACATTGGAGAGTCAGAGAAAAACGTCCGTGACATTTTTCAGAAG GCAAGGTCAGCACGCCCGTGTGTGATATTCTTCGATGAACTTGATTCTCTTGCCCCAGCTCGAGGCGCCTCAGGAGATTCTGGGGGTGTCATGGACAGAGTAGTTTCTCAG ATGCTCGCAGAGATTGATGGCCTAAATGATTCCACACAA GACCTATTTATTATAGGGGCAAGCAACAGACCGGATCTTATTGATCCGGCACTTCTCAGACCTGGCCGATTTGATAAGCTGTTATACGTTGGAGTAAACTCTGATGCATCTTACAGGGAGCG gGTCCTTAAGGCACTTACCCGTAAGTTTACATTGCATCAAGATGTCTCTCTTTACACAATAGCAAAGAAATGCCCCCTAAACTTCACTGGTGCAGACATGTATGCTTTATGTGCAGATGCTTGGTTTCATGCTGCGAAGCGCAAG GTTTTGACTTCAGATTCAGAGTCTGCTTCCCTGGTTGATCAACCAGATTCAGTAATTGTTGAATTTGACGATTTTATAAAG GTCTTGTCTGAGCTGTCTCCCTCCCTCTCGATGGCAGAGCTTAAAAAGTATGAGTTGCTGCGGGATCAGTTTGAAGGCTCATCAAAATGA
- the LOC8287160 gene encoding peroxisome biogenesis protein 6 isoform X2 — protein MVERRRKPLVLSSTKFLVDSVLSSSRISRDDLPPRLLFPAGILRLSKDRIGTLDSTSKLTSLDDSALVGLPTAALKKLAVTCGSPVLVKNIETNKRRIAQVVILDPPRNHGHTASCVKQPNSHTMLVFPSYSLPSDEPLILDDEIAFLSPLLAFNLDLHISCLNSLVHQGNERLVSLFNSKTNDDTCGEVSHHSLINLELEPLAQLPRYASHLRVSFVKIPECGMLDSLKGSSSVEAEDRQGMIDLALHNYFKVDRYLARGDIFNICLHWNCNSVMCLPCNQRTQSTNGNLIFFKVVAMEPSDESILRINCTQTALVLGGTVPSALPPDLLIHEPKGFAPLQKDTVKTLASVLAPPLCPSALSSKFRVSVLLYGPAGCGKRTVVRYVCRRLGLHVVEFSCHNLMADKNASIALAQAFRTAQRYSPTILLLRHFDVFRNLISHEGSPNDQVGLTSEVASVMREFTEPVAEDDDNYSDEKLNNDLSAKDAANVSRGQVLLVAAAESSEGLPPTVRRCFSHEISMGSLTEEQRVEMVSQLLQSGSEPLSNVYSCFLQTEVEDVAKDIVGQTSGFMPRDLHALIADAGASLITRGNIQADEPELKDVNSSTGFKSVQEHESCNSIAQMMGKVYLPRALERSKKRNASALGTPKVPNVKWEDVGGLEDVKKSILDTVQLPLLHKDLFSSGLRKRSGVLLYGPPGTGKTLLAKAVATECSLNFLSVKGPELINMYIGESEKNVRDIFQKARSARPCVIFFDELDSLAPARGASGDSGGVMDRVVSQMLAEIDGLNDSTQDLFIIGASNRPDLIDPALLRPGRFDKLLYVGVNSDASYRERVLKALTRKFTLHQDVSLYTIAKKCPLNFTGADMYALCADAWFHAAKRKVLTSDSESASLVDQPDSVIVEFDDFIKVLSELSPSLSMAELKKYELLRDQFEGSSK, from the exons ATGGTGGAGAGGAGGAGAAAGCCTCTTGTCCTCTCTTCAACTAAATTCCTAGTCGATTCTGTACTGAGTTCCTCGAGGATTAGCAGAGATGACTTGCCACCGAGGCTACTGTTCCCAGCTGGAATTCTCCGGTTGTCGAAGGACAGAATCGGAACTTTAGACTCTACAAGTAAGTTAACTTCTCTTGACGATTCTGCTTTGGTTGGACTTCCTACAGCTGCTCTTAAGAAATTGGCCGTCACTTGTGGTTCTCCG GTGCTTGTCAAGAATATTGAAACCAACAAAAGAAGGATTGCGCAGGTTGTTATTCTAGATCCTCCCAGAAACCATGGACACACAGCATCCTGTGTTAAACAGCCGAATTCGCACACAATGCTTGTCTTTCCTTCTTATAGTCTTCCTTCAGATGAACCTTTGATATTAGATGACGAAATTGCATTTTTGTCTCCTCTGTTAGCTTTTAACCTTGACTTGCATATATCTTGTTTGAATTCACTTGTCCATCAAGGGAATGAGAGGCTAGTGTCcctttttaattctaaaacgAATGATGATACTTGCGGAGAAGTGAGTCATCAttctttaatcaatttagaatTGGAACCTTTGGCTCAATTGCCAAGATATGCTTCACATTTGAGAGTTTCTTTTGTTAAGATACCTGAATGTGGTATGCTTGATTCTTTGAAAGGAAGTTCATCTGTTGAAGCTGAAGATCGCCAGGGAATGATTGATTTGGCATTACATAACTACTTTAAAGTTGATAGGTATTTAGCAAGAGGTGATATTTTCAACATTTGCTTACACTGGAATTGCAATTCTGTTATGTGTCTTCCTTGCAACCAAAGGACACAAAGTACAAATGGTaaccttattttctttaag GTTGTGGCAATGGAGCCATCAGATGAATCCATTCTTCGAATTAATTGCACTCAAACAGCTCTCGTGCTTGGAGGGACTGTTCCTTCTGCTCTTCCTCCAGATCTGCTGATTCATGAACCCAAAGGTTTTGCCCCTCTTCAAAAAGACACAGTAAAAACTTTGGCATCTGTACTTGCACCACCTTTGTGCCCGTCAGCCCTTTCTTCAAAGTTTAGAGTTTCTGTCCTGCTATATGGTCCAGCAG GATGTGGAAAGAGGACTGTTGTTAGATATGTTTGCCGTCGATTGGGCCTTCATGTTGTGGAATTCAGCTGCCATAATCTAATGGCTGACAAAAATGCATCTATTGCACTCGCTCAAGCTTTCAGAACAGCTCAAAG ATATTCACCCACAATCCTTCTTCTCCGCCATTTTGATGTCTTCCGAAATTTAATTTCGCATGAAGGTTCACCAAATGATCAAGTTGGTCTCACCTCAGAAGTTGCATCAGTCATGAGGGAATTCACTGAACCAGTTGCTGAAGATGATGATAATTACTCCGATGAGAAGTTAAACAATGATCTT TCAGCCAAGGATGCTGCAAATGTAAGTAGGGGTCAGGTGTTGTTAGTTGCAGCTGCTGAGAGTTCTGAGGGCCTACCTCCGACTGTAAGGCGTTGCTTCAGCCATGAAATAAGCATGGGTTCGCTGACTGAAGAACAGCGGGTTGAGATGGTATCCCAGTTACTGCAGAGTGGTTCTGAGCCCCTCTCTAATGTAT ATAGTTGCTTCTTGCAGACTGAGGTAGAAGATGTCGCAAAGGACATAGTTGGACAGACGTCTGGCTTCATGCCTAGGGATTTACATGCTTTAATTGCTGATGCTGGTGCAAGCttaatcacaaggggtaatATTCAAGCTGATGAACCTGAACTCAAGGACGTGAATAGTTCTACTGGATTCAAATCAGTGCAAGAACATGAGTCATGCAATTCTATAGCTCAGATGATGGGGAAAGTATATCTGCCTAGAGCATTAGAGCGATCTAAGAAGAGGAACGCATCGGCTTTGGGTACTCCTAAG GTTCCTAATGTGAAATGGGAAGATGTTGGAGGGCTTGAGGATGTGAAGAAATCCATTTTGGATACTGTTCAG TTACCTCTCCTGCATaaggatttattttcttctggGTTGCGTAAGCGCTCTGGCGTTCTGCTGTACGGTCCACCAGGGACAGGAAAA ACCTTATTGGCGAAAGCTGTTGCAACAGAATgttctttaaattttctaagtGTGAAAGGGCCTGAACTGATCAATATGTACATTGGAGAGTCAGAGAAAAACGTCCGTGACATTTTTCAGAAG GCAAGGTCAGCACGCCCGTGTGTGATATTCTTCGATGAACTTGATTCTCTTGCCCCAGCTCGAGGCGCCTCAGGAGATTCTGGGGGTGTCATGGACAGAGTAGTTTCTCAG ATGCTCGCAGAGATTGATGGCCTAAATGATTCCACACAA GACCTATTTATTATAGGGGCAAGCAACAGACCGGATCTTATTGATCCGGCACTTCTCAGACCTGGCCGATTTGATAAGCTGTTATACGTTGGAGTAAACTCTGATGCATCTTACAGGGAGCG gGTCCTTAAGGCACTTACCCGTAAGTTTACATTGCATCAAGATGTCTCTCTTTACACAATAGCAAAGAAATGCCCCCTAAACTTCACTGGTGCAGACATGTATGCTTTATGTGCAGATGCTTGGTTTCATGCTGCGAAGCGCAAG GTTTTGACTTCAGATTCAGAGTCTGCTTCCCTGGTTGATCAACCAGATTCAGTAATTGTTGAATTTGACGATTTTATAAAG GTCTTGTCTGAGCTGTCTCCCTCCCTCTCGATGGCAGAGCTTAAAAAGTATGAGTTGCTGCGGGATCAGTTTGAAGGCTCATCAAAATGA
- the LOC8287160 gene encoding peroxisome biogenesis protein 6 isoform X4, with translation MVERRRKPLVLSSTKFLVDSVLSSSRISRDDLPPRLLFPAGILRLSKDRIGTLDSTSKLTSLDDSALVGLPTAALKKLAVTCGSPVLVKNIETNKRRIAQVVILDPPRNHGHTASCVKQPNSHTMLVFPSYSLPSDEPLILDDEIAFLSPLLAFNLDLHISCLNSLVHQGNERLVSLFNSKTNDDTCGEVSHHSLINLELEPLAQLPRYASHLRVSFVKIPECGMLDSLKGSSSVEAEDRQGMIDLALHNYFKVDRYLARGDIFNICLHWNCNSVMCLPCNQRTQSTNGNLIFFKVVAMEPSDESILRINCTQTALVLGGTVPSALPPDLLIHEPKGFAPLQKDTVKTLASVLAPPLCPSALSSKFRVSVLLYGPAGCGKRTVVRYVCRRLGLHVVEFSCHNLMADKNASIALAQAFRTAQRYSPTILLLRHFDVFRNLISHEGSPNDQVGLTSEVASVMREFTEPVAEDDDNYSDEKLNNDLSAKDAANVSRGQVLLVAAAESSEGLPPTVRRCFSHEISMGSLTEEQRVEMVSQLLQSGSEPLSNSWLLTLMGSDSCFLQTEVEDVAKDIVGQTSGFMPRDLHALIADAGASLITRGNIQADEPELKDVNSSTGFKSVQEHESCNSIAQMMGKVYLPRALERSKKRNASALGTPKVPNVKWEDVGGLEDVKKSILDTVQLPLLHKDLFSSGLRKRSGVLLYGPPGTGKTLLAKAVATECSLNFLSVKGPELINMYIGESEKNVRDIFQKARSARPCVIFFDELDSLAPARGASGDSGGVMDRVVSQMLAEIDGLNDSTQGQATDRILLIRHFSDLADLISCYTLE, from the exons ATGGTGGAGAGGAGGAGAAAGCCTCTTGTCCTCTCTTCAACTAAATTCCTAGTCGATTCTGTACTGAGTTCCTCGAGGATTAGCAGAGATGACTTGCCACCGAGGCTACTGTTCCCAGCTGGAATTCTCCGGTTGTCGAAGGACAGAATCGGAACTTTAGACTCTACAAGTAAGTTAACTTCTCTTGACGATTCTGCTTTGGTTGGACTTCCTACAGCTGCTCTTAAGAAATTGGCCGTCACTTGTGGTTCTCCG GTGCTTGTCAAGAATATTGAAACCAACAAAAGAAGGATTGCGCAGGTTGTTATTCTAGATCCTCCCAGAAACCATGGACACACAGCATCCTGTGTTAAACAGCCGAATTCGCACACAATGCTTGTCTTTCCTTCTTATAGTCTTCCTTCAGATGAACCTTTGATATTAGATGACGAAATTGCATTTTTGTCTCCTCTGTTAGCTTTTAACCTTGACTTGCATATATCTTGTTTGAATTCACTTGTCCATCAAGGGAATGAGAGGCTAGTGTCcctttttaattctaaaacgAATGATGATACTTGCGGAGAAGTGAGTCATCAttctttaatcaatttagaatTGGAACCTTTGGCTCAATTGCCAAGATATGCTTCACATTTGAGAGTTTCTTTTGTTAAGATACCTGAATGTGGTATGCTTGATTCTTTGAAAGGAAGTTCATCTGTTGAAGCTGAAGATCGCCAGGGAATGATTGATTTGGCATTACATAACTACTTTAAAGTTGATAGGTATTTAGCAAGAGGTGATATTTTCAACATTTGCTTACACTGGAATTGCAATTCTGTTATGTGTCTTCCTTGCAACCAAAGGACACAAAGTACAAATGGTaaccttattttctttaag GTTGTGGCAATGGAGCCATCAGATGAATCCATTCTTCGAATTAATTGCACTCAAACAGCTCTCGTGCTTGGAGGGACTGTTCCTTCTGCTCTTCCTCCAGATCTGCTGATTCATGAACCCAAAGGTTTTGCCCCTCTTCAAAAAGACACAGTAAAAACTTTGGCATCTGTACTTGCACCACCTTTGTGCCCGTCAGCCCTTTCTTCAAAGTTTAGAGTTTCTGTCCTGCTATATGGTCCAGCAG GATGTGGAAAGAGGACTGTTGTTAGATATGTTTGCCGTCGATTGGGCCTTCATGTTGTGGAATTCAGCTGCCATAATCTAATGGCTGACAAAAATGCATCTATTGCACTCGCTCAAGCTTTCAGAACAGCTCAAAG ATATTCACCCACAATCCTTCTTCTCCGCCATTTTGATGTCTTCCGAAATTTAATTTCGCATGAAGGTTCACCAAATGATCAAGTTGGTCTCACCTCAGAAGTTGCATCAGTCATGAGGGAATTCACTGAACCAGTTGCTGAAGATGATGATAATTACTCCGATGAGAAGTTAAACAATGATCTT TCAGCCAAGGATGCTGCAAATGTAAGTAGGGGTCAGGTGTTGTTAGTTGCAGCTGCTGAGAGTTCTGAGGGCCTACCTCCGACTGTAAGGCGTTGCTTCAGCCATGAAATAAGCATGGGTTCGCTGACTGAAGAACAGCGGGTTGAGATGGTATCCCAGTTACTGCAGAGTGGTTCTGAGCCCCTCTCTAAT TCATGGCTGTTGACTTTGATGGGTTCAGATAGTTGCTTCTTGCAGACTGAGGTAGAAGATGTCGCAAAGGACATAGTTGGACAGACGTCTGGCTTCATGCCTAGGGATTTACATGCTTTAATTGCTGATGCTGGTGCAAGCttaatcacaaggggtaatATTCAAGCTGATGAACCTGAACTCAAGGACGTGAATAGTTCTACTGGATTCAAATCAGTGCAAGAACATGAGTCATGCAATTCTATAGCTCAGATGATGGGGAAAGTATATCTGCCTAGAGCATTAGAGCGATCTAAGAAGAGGAACGCATCGGCTTTGGGTACTCCTAAG GTTCCTAATGTGAAATGGGAAGATGTTGGAGGGCTTGAGGATGTGAAGAAATCCATTTTGGATACTGTTCAG TTACCTCTCCTGCATaaggatttattttcttctggGTTGCGTAAGCGCTCTGGCGTTCTGCTGTACGGTCCACCAGGGACAGGAAAA ACCTTATTGGCGAAAGCTGTTGCAACAGAATgttctttaaattttctaagtGTGAAAGGGCCTGAACTGATCAATATGTACATTGGAGAGTCAGAGAAAAACGTCCGTGACATTTTTCAGAAG GCAAGGTCAGCACGCCCGTGTGTGATATTCTTCGATGAACTTGATTCTCTTGCCCCAGCTCGAGGCGCCTCAGGAGATTCTGGGGGTGTCATGGACAGAGTAGTTTCTCAG ATGCTCGCAGAGATTGATGGCCTAAATGATTCCACACAA GGGCAAGCAACAGACCGGATCTTATTGATCCGGCACTTCTCAGACCTGGCCGATTTGATAAGCTGTTATACGTTGGAGTAA
- the LOC8287160 gene encoding peroxisome biogenesis protein 6 isoform X1 produces MVERRRKPLVLSSTKFLVDSVLSSSRISRDDLPPRLLFPAGILRLSKDRIGTLDSTSKLTSLDDSALVGLPTAALKKLAVTCGSPVLVKNIETNKRRIAQVVILDPPRNHGHTASCVKQPNSHTMLVFPSYSLPSDEPLILDDEIAFLSPLLAFNLDLHISCLNSLVHQGNERLVSLFNSKTNDDTCGEVSHHSLINLELEPLAQLPRYASHLRVSFVKIPECGMLDSLKGSSSVEAEDRQGMIDLALHNYFKVDRYLARGDIFNICLHWNCNSVMCLPCNQRTQSTNGNLIFFKVVAMEPSDESILRINCTQTALVLGGTVPSALPPDLLIHEPKGFAPLQKDTVKTLASVLAPPLCPSALSSKFRVSVLLYGPAGCGKRTVVRYVCRRLGLHVVEFSCHNLMADKNASIALAQAFRTAQRYSPTILLLRHFDVFRNLISHEGSPNDQVGLTSEVASVMREFTEPVAEDDDNYSDEKLNNDLSAKDAANVSRGQVLLVAAAESSEGLPPTVRRCFSHEISMGSLTEEQRVEMVSQLLQSGSEPLSNSWLLTLMGSDSCFLQTEVEDVAKDIVGQTSGFMPRDLHALIADAGASLITRGNIQADEPELKDVNSSTGFKSVQEHESCNSIAQMMGKVYLPRALERSKKRNASALGTPKVPNVKWEDVGGLEDVKKSILDTVQLPLLHKDLFSSGLRKRSGVLLYGPPGTGKTLLAKAVATECSLNFLSVKGPELINMYIGESEKNVRDIFQKARSARPCVIFFDELDSLAPARGASGDSGGVMDRVVSQMLAEIDGLNDSTQDLFIIGASNRPDLIDPALLRPGRFDKLLYVGVNSDASYRERVLKALTRKFTLHQDVSLYTIAKKCPLNFTGADMYALCADAWFHAAKRKVLTSDSESASLVDQPDSVIVEFDDFIKVLSELSPSLSMAELKKYELLRDQFEGSSK; encoded by the exons ATGGTGGAGAGGAGGAGAAAGCCTCTTGTCCTCTCTTCAACTAAATTCCTAGTCGATTCTGTACTGAGTTCCTCGAGGATTAGCAGAGATGACTTGCCACCGAGGCTACTGTTCCCAGCTGGAATTCTCCGGTTGTCGAAGGACAGAATCGGAACTTTAGACTCTACAAGTAAGTTAACTTCTCTTGACGATTCTGCTTTGGTTGGACTTCCTACAGCTGCTCTTAAGAAATTGGCCGTCACTTGTGGTTCTCCG GTGCTTGTCAAGAATATTGAAACCAACAAAAGAAGGATTGCGCAGGTTGTTATTCTAGATCCTCCCAGAAACCATGGACACACAGCATCCTGTGTTAAACAGCCGAATTCGCACACAATGCTTGTCTTTCCTTCTTATAGTCTTCCTTCAGATGAACCTTTGATATTAGATGACGAAATTGCATTTTTGTCTCCTCTGTTAGCTTTTAACCTTGACTTGCATATATCTTGTTTGAATTCACTTGTCCATCAAGGGAATGAGAGGCTAGTGTCcctttttaattctaaaacgAATGATGATACTTGCGGAGAAGTGAGTCATCAttctttaatcaatttagaatTGGAACCTTTGGCTCAATTGCCAAGATATGCTTCACATTTGAGAGTTTCTTTTGTTAAGATACCTGAATGTGGTATGCTTGATTCTTTGAAAGGAAGTTCATCTGTTGAAGCTGAAGATCGCCAGGGAATGATTGATTTGGCATTACATAACTACTTTAAAGTTGATAGGTATTTAGCAAGAGGTGATATTTTCAACATTTGCTTACACTGGAATTGCAATTCTGTTATGTGTCTTCCTTGCAACCAAAGGACACAAAGTACAAATGGTaaccttattttctttaag GTTGTGGCAATGGAGCCATCAGATGAATCCATTCTTCGAATTAATTGCACTCAAACAGCTCTCGTGCTTGGAGGGACTGTTCCTTCTGCTCTTCCTCCAGATCTGCTGATTCATGAACCCAAAGGTTTTGCCCCTCTTCAAAAAGACACAGTAAAAACTTTGGCATCTGTACTTGCACCACCTTTGTGCCCGTCAGCCCTTTCTTCAAAGTTTAGAGTTTCTGTCCTGCTATATGGTCCAGCAG GATGTGGAAAGAGGACTGTTGTTAGATATGTTTGCCGTCGATTGGGCCTTCATGTTGTGGAATTCAGCTGCCATAATCTAATGGCTGACAAAAATGCATCTATTGCACTCGCTCAAGCTTTCAGAACAGCTCAAAG ATATTCACCCACAATCCTTCTTCTCCGCCATTTTGATGTCTTCCGAAATTTAATTTCGCATGAAGGTTCACCAAATGATCAAGTTGGTCTCACCTCAGAAGTTGCATCAGTCATGAGGGAATTCACTGAACCAGTTGCTGAAGATGATGATAATTACTCCGATGAGAAGTTAAACAATGATCTT TCAGCCAAGGATGCTGCAAATGTAAGTAGGGGTCAGGTGTTGTTAGTTGCAGCTGCTGAGAGTTCTGAGGGCCTACCTCCGACTGTAAGGCGTTGCTTCAGCCATGAAATAAGCATGGGTTCGCTGACTGAAGAACAGCGGGTTGAGATGGTATCCCAGTTACTGCAGAGTGGTTCTGAGCCCCTCTCTAAT TCATGGCTGTTGACTTTGATGGGTTCAGATAGTTGCTTCTTGCAGACTGAGGTAGAAGATGTCGCAAAGGACATAGTTGGACAGACGTCTGGCTTCATGCCTAGGGATTTACATGCTTTAATTGCTGATGCTGGTGCAAGCttaatcacaaggggtaatATTCAAGCTGATGAACCTGAACTCAAGGACGTGAATAGTTCTACTGGATTCAAATCAGTGCAAGAACATGAGTCATGCAATTCTATAGCTCAGATGATGGGGAAAGTATATCTGCCTAGAGCATTAGAGCGATCTAAGAAGAGGAACGCATCGGCTTTGGGTACTCCTAAG GTTCCTAATGTGAAATGGGAAGATGTTGGAGGGCTTGAGGATGTGAAGAAATCCATTTTGGATACTGTTCAG TTACCTCTCCTGCATaaggatttattttcttctggGTTGCGTAAGCGCTCTGGCGTTCTGCTGTACGGTCCACCAGGGACAGGAAAA ACCTTATTGGCGAAAGCTGTTGCAACAGAATgttctttaaattttctaagtGTGAAAGGGCCTGAACTGATCAATATGTACATTGGAGAGTCAGAGAAAAACGTCCGTGACATTTTTCAGAAG GCAAGGTCAGCACGCCCGTGTGTGATATTCTTCGATGAACTTGATTCTCTTGCCCCAGCTCGAGGCGCCTCAGGAGATTCTGGGGGTGTCATGGACAGAGTAGTTTCTCAG ATGCTCGCAGAGATTGATGGCCTAAATGATTCCACACAA GACCTATTTATTATAGGGGCAAGCAACAGACCGGATCTTATTGATCCGGCACTTCTCAGACCTGGCCGATTTGATAAGCTGTTATACGTTGGAGTAAACTCTGATGCATCTTACAGGGAGCG gGTCCTTAAGGCACTTACCCGTAAGTTTACATTGCATCAAGATGTCTCTCTTTACACAATAGCAAAGAAATGCCCCCTAAACTTCACTGGTGCAGACATGTATGCTTTATGTGCAGATGCTTGGTTTCATGCTGCGAAGCGCAAG GTTTTGACTTCAGATTCAGAGTCTGCTTCCCTGGTTGATCAACCAGATTCAGTAATTGTTGAATTTGACGATTTTATAAAG GTCTTGTCTGAGCTGTCTCCCTCCCTCTCGATGGCAGAGCTTAAAAAGTATGAGTTGCTGCGGGATCAGTTTGAAGGCTCATCAAAATGA